In Allocoprobacillus halotolerans, a genomic segment contains:
- a CDS encoding glycosyltransferase gives MIESLKRLEKCFQYVTISGYHLNGEVFFSHLHSDQYTQFLYFFANTAWKNGLDETFSQKLMNLIRYISGMFVSYKCKLPDIFIFYHAVGSVIGNADYSDFLVVFQNVTINTGNSVNGELVPKIGKGCFLAAGAKIIGNKTIGDRVSIGVNALIYNESVLSDTIVICLDGKSVIKKDIKKNVWHKITFLWKYRRKYQMKKTIGFCIPCYNEEKNILKLYNAIKENTYKFNDYEFIYLFIDNYSTDKTRDILKDLAKDDKNVKIIFNTKNFGPARSGAFGFYNTPGDAVITMACDLQDPPELISSFIKKWEEGNKLILGRKVSSEEKRLMFFSENFIIK, from the coding sequence ATGATAGAATCGTTAAAACGATTAGAAAAATGTTTCCAATATGTTACTATCTCTGGATATCATTTAAATGGAGAAGTATTTTTTTCACATCTACATTCTGATCAATATACACAATTTTTATATTTCTTTGCAAATACAGCTTGGAAAAATGGTTTAGATGAAACATTTAGCCAAAAACTAATGAATTTAATTAGATATATTTCTGGAATGTTTGTATCATACAAATGTAAATTACCAGATATTTTTATATTTTATCATGCTGTAGGTAGTGTAATAGGTAATGCTGACTATTCTGATTTTTTAGTGGTTTTTCAGAATGTCACCATTAATACTGGGAACAGTGTAAACGGAGAATTAGTACCAAAAATAGGAAAAGGATGCTTTTTGGCAGCAGGAGCAAAAATTATAGGAAATAAAACGATAGGTGATAGAGTATCTATTGGTGTTAATGCATTAATTTATAACGAAAGTGTTCTTTCTGACACTATTGTTATTTGTTTAGACGGTAAAAGTGTTATAAAAAAAGATATAAAGAAAAATGTATGGCACAAAATTACTTTTCTGTGGAAATATAGGAGGAAATATCAAATGAAAAAAACCATAGGATTTTGCATTCCTTGTTATAATGAGGAAAAAAATATATTAAAATTGTATAATGCAATAAAAGAAAACACATATAAATTTAATGATTATGAATTTATATATTTATTTATTGATAACTACTCTACTGATAAAACAAGAGATATTCTTAAAGATTTAGCTAAGGATGATAAAAATGTAAAAATTATTTTTAATACTAAAAACTTTGGACCAGCAAGGTCAGGAGCATTCGGGTTTTACAATACCCCTGGAGATGCTGTGATTACTATGGCATGTGATTTACAAGATCCTCCTGAATTAATTAGTTCTTTTATAAAAAAATGGGAAGAAGGAAATAAACTAATATTAGGTCGAAAAGTTTCAAGCGAGGAAAAAAGACTGATGTTTTTTTCAGAAAACTTTATTATAAAATAA
- a CDS encoding CBS domain-containing protein, which translates to MDINNYIVDVNIPLSEAVAQMTKNVIKGLVVLENGKVYGVFTRRDLVNCSHVFGIKDVSLKPFVNTTYDYSINTINDKSLTSCHSIIPVINENKQLLDIFFLLKNYHWKIK; encoded by the coding sequence ATGGATATAAATAATTATATTGTTGATGTAAATATTCCTTTATCAGAAGCTGTTGCACAAATGACTAAAAATGTGATTAAGGGTTTAGTGGTTTTGGAAAATGGCAAAGTATATGGTGTTTTTACACGCAGAGATTTAGTAAATTGCTCTCATGTTTTTGGTATAAAAGATGTAAGTTTGAAACCCTTTGTAAATACTACATACGATTACTCAATAAATACTATTAATGATAAATCTTTAACGTCTTGTCATTCTATAATACCTGTAATTAATGAAAACAAACAATTATTAGATATTTTTTTCCTCCTAAAAAATTATCATTGGAAAATCAAATAA
- a CDS encoding beta-1,6-N-acetylglucosaminyltransferase, translated as MKHAILITTHNNEEITQQLLKAYDDENIDFYIHVDKKAVHYKHDLIMNVCHKSHVYFIDALKIYWGTYSQIESELVLLREATKKEYDYYHLISGCDIPLFTKKDFLNFFEDNKGMEFVEFSPEEVAIENKVIDRVKYYYIFMNSIRNTHTILRKPQTFMRETFLKFQKVLNVNRIGNQQFKYGSNWFDITHDFAKYVIELQKWIEKYFKHSCCGDELFLQTLLYNSKFSKNNYYDLPKEERKIQLGRYVDWQRGNPYTFLEEDYEEIINIHSSFFIRKFDYRKDSKIVDRLFQNLEGGVMNEI; from the coding sequence ATGAAACATGCAATATTGATCACAACACACAACAATGAAGAAATTACACAACAGCTCTTAAAAGCATATGATGATGAGAATATTGACTTCTATATCCACGTTGATAAAAAAGCTGTTCATTATAAGCATGATCTTATAATGAATGTGTGCCATAAATCTCATGTTTATTTTATAGATGCATTAAAGATATATTGGGGTACATATAGTCAAATTGAATCAGAATTGGTTTTGTTGCGTGAAGCCACAAAAAAAGAATATGATTATTATCATTTGATTTCCGGTTGCGATATTCCCTTATTTACCAAAAAAGATTTTTTAAACTTTTTTGAAGATAATAAGGGAATGGAATTTGTAGAGTTCTCACCAGAAGAAGTTGCGATAGAAAATAAAGTCATTGATCGCGTTAAATATTATTACATATTCATGAATTCTATTCGTAACACTCATACAATTTTAAGAAAACCTCAAACTTTTATGAGGGAGACTTTTTTAAAATTTCAAAAAGTTTTAAACGTTAATAGAATTGGTAATCAACAATTCAAATATGGTTCTAATTGGTTTGATATTACACATGACTTTGCTAAATATGTGATAGAATTGCAAAAATGGATTGAAAAATATTTTAAGCATTCTTGTTGTGGGGATGAATTGTTTTTACAAACTTTATTATATAATTCAAAGTTTTCAAAAAACAATTATTATGATTTGCCAAAAGAAGAAAGAAAAATTCAATTAGGAAGATATGTCGATTGGCAAAGAGGAAATCCTTATACTTTTCTAGAAGAAGATTATGAAGAAATCATAAATATACATTCTTCTTTTTTTATACGCAAATTTGATTATCGTAAAGATTCAAAAATAGTAGATAGATTGTTTCAAAATTTGGAAGGAGGTGTCATGAATGAAATATAA
- the rfbG gene encoding CDP-glucose 4,6-dehydratase produces MKNFYKGKTVLVTGHTGFKGTWLCQMLLEMGANVIGYALEPATEPALFNLVKLENKITSYIADIRDIKQLKDVFNEEKPEIVFHLAAQPIVLESYKNPVYTYETNVMGTVNLLECCRLSSSVKSIVNITTDKVYLNNEWIYGYRENDELNGYDPYSNSKSCSELVTSSYIKSFLNELKVPVSTCRAGNVIGGGDFSPNRIVPDCIRAMEKDKKILVRNPNSIRPYQHVLEPLYAYMMIAMKQYQDYQYAGNYNIGPDDDDCINTGMLATLFCKYWGDGANWTTKQINGPHEANFLKLDCTKLKLTFNWKPKTNVKNAIEMTVEWSKAYIANNDYNAIMRNQINKFLEEQ; encoded by the coding sequence ATGAAAAACTTTTATAAAGGAAAGACTGTTTTAGTAACAGGTCATACAGGTTTTAAAGGAACTTGGTTGTGTCAAATGTTATTAGAGATGGGAGCAAATGTAATAGGTTATGCATTAGAACCAGCTACAGAACCAGCTCTTTTTAATTTGGTAAAATTAGAAAATAAAATAACTTCATATATTGCAGATATTAGAGATATAAAACAACTAAAAGATGTTTTTAATGAAGAAAAACCAGAAATTGTTTTTCATTTAGCAGCACAACCTATTGTATTAGAATCATATAAAAATCCTGTTTACACATATGAAACAAATGTTATGGGAACAGTCAATTTACTTGAATGTTGTAGATTATCTTCAAGTGTAAAATCCATTGTTAATATTACAACTGATAAAGTTTATCTAAACAATGAATGGATTTACGGATATAGAGAAAATGATGAGCTTAATGGATATGACCCATATTCAAACAGTAAATCATGTAGTGAATTAGTAACTTCATCATATATCAAATCATTTCTTAATGAATTAAAAGTACCTGTATCTACTTGTCGAGCAGGAAATGTGATTGGTGGTGGTGATTTTTCTCCTAACCGTATTGTACCAGATTGTATTCGAGCAATGGAAAAAGATAAAAAAATATTAGTTAGAAATCCTAATTCAATTCGTCCTTATCAACATGTTTTAGAACCGTTATATGCCTATATGATGATTGCTATGAAACAATATCAAGATTATCAGTATGCTGGTAATTATAATATTGGTCCAGATGATGATGATTGTATAAATACAGGTATGCTTGCTACTTTATTTTGCAAATATTGGGGAGATGGTGCAAATTGGACTACAAAACAAATTAACGGTCCTCATGAAGCAAATTTTTTAAAATTAGATTGTACCAAATTAAAATTAACTTTTAATTGGAAACCTAAAACGAACGTAAAAAATGCAATTGAAATGACTGTTGAATGGTCTAAAGCATATATTGCTAATAATGACTACAATGCAATTATGAGAAATCAAATTAATAAATTTTTGGAGGAACAATGA
- a CDS encoding lipopolysaccharide biosynthesis protein, giving the protein MNNAPKYAIDALLSQEQQAYYSFIAMPVFVISLLSNFIYQPVLTKIADFINQKNYTMFIKEIIKQIEYVLLLTIIVLIGGFLLGIPILSVLYKSDLTAYKMDLMILLLGGGMYALSNFLIIVLTTIRKQNTLIGIYILVSILVYFLSNKLVSLFNITGAALTYTISMTTVTICCLLLFIFSYNEMRKSNDIRSNN; this is encoded by the coding sequence TTGAATAATGCACCTAAGTATGCAATTGATGCATTATTATCACAAGAACAACAGGCATATTATAGTTTTATTGCTATGCCTGTTTTTGTCATAAGCTTATTAAGTAATTTTATATATCAACCAGTTTTAACTAAAATTGCAGATTTTATAAATCAAAAAAACTATACAATGTTTATCAAAGAAATCATTAAACAAATTGAATATGTTTTATTACTTACAATTATTGTTCTAATTGGTGGTTTTTTATTAGGTATACCTATCCTTTCAGTTTTATATAAAAGTGATTTAACAGCATATAAAATGGACTTAATGATTTTATTATTGGGTGGTGGCATGTATGCATTATCTAACTTTCTCATTATTGTTTTAACAACTATTCGTAAACAAAATACCTTGATTGGAATTTATATTCTTGTTTCAATTCTAGTCTATTTTTTATCAAATAAGTTAGTATCACTATTCAATATTACAGGGGCAGCACTAACATATACAATATCAATGACAACTGTAACTATATGTTGTTTATTATTATTTATTTTTAGTTATAACGAAATGAGGAAATCTAATGATATACGATCAAATAATTAA
- a CDS encoding polysaccharide biosynthesis C-terminal domain-containing protein, which translates to MFGLIGISFNLIPWFLGPEFLESANILILTSPIVVFIGISNIIGFQYLIPTQRQAIYTISTIVGSCINLVLNCIFIPIFLSTGAAIASVIAELGVVIVQLCSIHKEINIMRVIKQSKNYMFSSFIMFILIFALSFQLESSITMTLILILVGICIYFGLLFLIKDKLIFETIHNFKEKLK; encoded by the coding sequence ATGTTTGGATTAATTGGAATTTCGTTTAATTTGATTCCTTGGTTTTTAGGGCCAGAGTTTCTAGAGTCGGCAAACATACTCATTTTGACTTCACCAATAGTTGTATTCATTGGTATTAGCAATATAATTGGATTTCAATATCTTATTCCTACCCAACGTCAGGCGATTTATACTATTTCTACAATAGTTGGCTCATGCATCAATTTAGTACTTAATTGTATTTTTATACCAATCTTTTTATCTACTGGTGCAGCAATTGCTTCAGTTATTGCTGAATTAGGTGTAGTCATCGTTCAGTTATGTAGTATCCATAAAGAAATAAATATTATGAGAGTTATCAAACAATCTAAAAATTATATGTTCTCTTCATTTATCATGTTTATTTTAATATTTGCTTTGTCTTTTCAATTGGAGTCTTCTATAACAATGACGTTAATTCTTATATTAGTAGGTATTTGTATATATTTTGGCTTGTTATTTCTAATAAAAGATAAATTAATTTTTGAGACAATTCATAATTTTAAGGAGAAATTAAAATGA
- a CDS encoding sugar phosphate nucleotidyltransferase: MKVVILAGGFGTRISEQSHLKPKPMIEIGDQPILWHIMKLYSYYGFNDFIICAGYKQHIIKEYFYNYALHRSDITFNLRENNQMQVHNNVSEPWSVTIVDTGLNTMTGGRIKRVKDYIGDETFLLTYGDGVSDININELVKYHKQQGHIATLTAVQPGGRFGVLDIASNNQINFFREKIKKMADG; this comes from the coding sequence ATGAAAGTAGTAATTTTAGCAGGTGGTTTTGGAACAAGAATAAGTGAACAATCACATTTAAAGCCTAAACCAATGATTGAAATAGGAGATCAACCTATATTATGGCATATAATGAAATTGTATAGTTATTATGGATTTAATGATTTTATAATTTGTGCTGGGTATAAACAACATATTATAAAAGAATATTTTTATAATTATGCTCTTCATAGATCTGATATTACATTTAATCTAAGGGAAAATAATCAGATGCAGGTACATAATAATGTATCTGAACCTTGGAGTGTGACTATTGTAGACACAGGTTTAAATACTATGACGGGAGGAAGAATCAAAAGAGTAAAGGATTATATTGGTGATGAAACTTTTCTACTAACATATGGTGATGGTGTTTCAGATATTAATATTAACGAATTAGTCAAATATCATAAACAACAGGGGCATATTGCTACACTAACTGCTGTTCAACCAGGAGGACGTTTTGGTGTATTAGATATTGCTTCCAATAATCAAATTAATTTTTTCAGAGAAAAAATAAAGAAGATGGCGGATGGATAA
- a CDS encoding oligosaccharide flippase family protein encodes MKKKITVNYIFNLSYQILVIILPLITTPYVSRILGPDGIGTYSYITSIVTYFILFGCIGLNLYGQREIAYYQNDKEKRSRAFFEILLLKMCTMTISIIVFIMTIQIMDKYKILFYIQVIDLFANMLDITYFYQGIEDFKKIVIRNVFVKILGIICIFLFVKEKSDLPLYAFIYSLSLLLGNLSMWVTIHKYICSVPLHSLQIKKHIKPTLILFFPQIAISIYTVLDRFMIGLITNNTTQIGYYEQAQKIVKLALTLVTSLSTVMLPRIANLYVQEDQKNYSLYRKFINLYIFNCFSYNVWINWNFV; translated from the coding sequence ATGAAGAAAAAAATAACTGTAAATTATATCTTTAATCTTTCCTATCAGATACTTGTTATTATTCTTCCATTAATAACAACTCCATATGTATCTCGTATTTTAGGCCCTGACGGAATCGGTACATATAGTTATATAACCTCTATTGTGACTTATTTTATTCTTTTTGGATGTATTGGATTAAATTTATACGGGCAACGTGAAATTGCTTATTATCAAAATGATAAAGAAAAAAGAAGTCGTGCTTTTTTTGAAATTCTATTGTTAAAAATGTGTACTATGACTATCAGTATTATAGTCTTTATAATGACGATTCAAATAATGGATAAATATAAAATCTTATTTTATATTCAGGTCATTGATTTGTTTGCAAATATGTTAGATATTACATATTTTTATCAAGGAATTGAGGACTTTAAAAAAATTGTCATTAGAAATGTATTTGTGAAAATATTAGGAATTATTTGTATTTTTTTGTTTGTAAAAGAGAAAAGTGATTTGCCTTTGTATGCATTCATATATTCACTTTCCTTATTACTAGGGAACTTATCAATGTGGGTCACAATACATAAATATATATGCAGTGTTCCGTTACATTCTCTGCAAATAAAAAAACACATAAAGCCTACGTTGATTTTATTTTTTCCACAAATCGCTATTTCAATCTATACAGTTTTAGATCGATTTATGATAGGTTTGATTACTAACAATACGACTCAAATAGGATATTATGAACAAGCACAGAAAATCGTTAAACTCGCTTTGACTCTTGTTACGTCATTAAGCACTGTTATGTTGCCAAGAATAGCAAATTTATATGTTCAAGAGGATCAAAAAAATTATTCATTATACAGAAAATTCATTAATTTATACATTTTTAATTGCTTTTCCTATAATGTTTGGATTAATTGGAATTTCGTTTAA
- a CDS encoding NAD-dependent 4,6-dehydratase LegB yields MTKVLVTGADGFIGSHLTERLLERGYDVRAFVYYNSFNNWGWLDTLPKEKIDKIEIFAGDIRDPNGVKEAMKGIDIVFHLAALIAIPFSYHSPDSYVDTNIKGTLNVLQAARDLGTKRILVTSTSEVYGTAQYVPIDEKHPYQGQSPYSATKIGADRIAESFYRSFNLPVTIVRPFNTYGPRQSARAVIPTIITQLLAGKTEIKLGSLTPTRDFNFVKDTADGFIAIAESDKTIGEEINIATQHEISIGELAQELINQINPKAKIVCEEERLRPEKSEVNRLLGANQKIKQLTDWEPQYTFEEGLTETIKFFKDNLEKYKVDIYNL; encoded by the coding sequence ATGACTAAAGTATTAGTAACTGGAGCTGATGGTTTCATTGGTTCTCATTTGACAGAAAGACTTTTAGAAAGAGGGTATGATGTACGAGCTTTCGTATATTATAATTCTTTCAACAATTGGGGATGGTTAGATACATTACCAAAAGAAAAAATAGATAAAATAGAAATATTTGCAGGTGATATTCGTGATCCTAATGGTGTTAAAGAAGCTATGAAAGGAATAGATATTGTCTTTCATTTAGCAGCTTTAATTGCTATTCCTTTTAGCTACCACTCTCCTGATTCATATGTTGATACGAATATCAAGGGAACACTAAATGTATTACAAGCAGCACGTGATTTAGGTACTAAAAGAATTTTAGTGACTTCAACATCAGAAGTTTATGGGACAGCACAGTATGTACCTATTGATGAGAAACATCCATATCAAGGACAATCACCATATAGTGCAACCAAAATAGGTGCCGATCGTATTGCAGAATCATTTTATAGATCGTTTAATTTACCAGTAACAATTGTTAGACCATTTAATACATATGGACCTAGACAGTCAGCTCGAGCAGTTATACCTACTATCATTACACAATTACTTGCAGGTAAAACTGAAATTAAATTAGGCTCTTTGACTCCAACAAGAGATTTTAATTTTGTAAAAGATACTGCTGATGGATTTATTGCAATTGCAGAATCTGATAAGACAATTGGTGAAGAAATAAACATTGCTACACAACATGAAATATCTATTGGTGAATTAGCACAAGAATTGATTAATCAAATTAACCCAAAAGCAAAGATTGTTTGCGAAGAAGAAAGGCTAAGACCTGAAAAGTCAGAAGTCAATCGTTTACTAGGTGCAAATCAAAAAATTAAACAATTAACAGATTGGGAACCGCAATACACATTTGAAGAAGGGCTTACAGAAACTATTAAATTCTTTAAAGACAATTTAGAAAAATATAAAGTTGATATTTATAATTTATAG
- the glf gene encoding UDP-galactopyranose mutase yields the protein MKYNYLIVGSGLFGSIFAYEANKKGKKCLVIDKRNHIGGNIYTEEVEGINVHKYGAHIFHTSNKKVWEYIQQFAQFNRYTNSPIANYKGEIYNMPFNMNTFNKLWGVVTPEEAKAKINEQIKESGITEPHNLEEQAISLVGKDIYEKLVKGYTQKQWGRPCHELPAFIIKRLPVRFTYDNNYFNDLYQGIPIGGYTQIIEKMLSGIEVRLNCDFFEHRKELENIADKIIFTGMIDQYYDYCYGELEYRSLKFEEEILDTENYQGNAVVNYNEYEVPYTRIIEHKHFEYGTQPKTVITREYPATWQKGDEPYYPMNDEKNNALYSKYKALADKEDKVIFGGRLGMYKYFDMHHVIEEALKCVQNNLD from the coding sequence ATGAAATATAATTATTTGATAGTTGGATCTGGATTATTTGGATCTATTTTTGCTTATGAAGCTAATAAAAAAGGAAAGAAATGTTTAGTGATAGATAAAAGAAATCATATAGGTGGAAATATCTATACTGAAGAAGTAGAAGGAATAAATGTACATAAGTATGGTGCACATATTTTTCATACTTCTAACAAAAAAGTATGGGAGTATATTCAACAATTTGCTCAGTTTAATAGATATACAAATTCACCTATTGCTAATTACAAAGGCGAAATCTACAACATGCCCTTTAATATGAATACTTTTAATAAATTATGGGGTGTTGTTACACCTGAAGAAGCCAAAGCAAAAATTAATGAACAGATTAAAGAATCAGGAATTACTGAACCTCATAATCTTGAAGAGCAAGCCATTTCTTTAGTTGGAAAAGACATCTATGAAAAACTTGTTAAAGGATATACGCAAAAACAATGGGGTCGACCATGTCATGAACTCCCAGCATTCATTATTAAACGATTGCCAGTAAGATTTACATATGACAACAACTATTTTAATGATTTATATCAAGGAATACCAATAGGTGGATATACACAAATCATTGAAAAAATGCTTAGTGGTATTGAAGTGAGATTAAATTGTGATTTCTTTGAACATCGAAAGGAATTGGAAAATATTGCAGATAAAATTATTTTTACAGGAATGATTGACCAGTATTATGATTACTGCTATGGAGAACTAGAATACCGTAGTTTGAAATTCGAGGAAGAAATCTTAGATACAGAAAATTATCAGGGAAATGCTGTTGTTAATTACAATGAGTATGAAGTGCCATATACAAGAATTATTGAACATAAGCATTTTGAATATGGAACACAGCCAAAGACAGTTATTACAAGAGAGTATCCAGCCACATGGCAAAAGGGAGACGAACCATACTATCCAATGAATGATGAAAAGAATAATGCATTATATAGCAAATATAAAGCATTAGCAGATAAAGAAGATAAAGTCATTTTTGGTGGAAGATTAGGTATGTATAAATACTTTGATATGCATCATGTTATTGAAGAAGCATTGAAATGTGTGCAGAATAATTTGGACTAG
- a CDS encoding thiamine pyrophosphate-dependent enzyme, producing MYRRNRISRKKCCSYTRKKYDIYAPKRNELNLMNNKDIENFIQGNKIDIIIHSANPNPTKNKQDVQDKMFEDSMRIFMNIFSCRKYVHKILYLGSGAELDKSKNMFQIHEEEFGRSIPHDVYGFSKYIMNYIIQCTNNVYNLRLFACYGPTDHESKFISHCIRCVLRNQDITIRQNCYFDYIHTDDLANIISFFIEHDPKYHDYNIASGSRYSLIEIAQNVLKVMKSDRKIVVLSEGLNKEYTPCINRLLDEMGNYEFKSLEDGIRTIIPYEEEILKHEKRVADIIMDILVEEGITDSFAVVGGGSMHLDNALGKKEEIHKIFNHHEQACAMAAEAYAKIEGKIPLVLVTSGPGATNTLTGVMGAWVDSLPMLVLSGQVRYDLTVAKTGLNLRFRGGQEFNIVDTVKTMTKYSKMIIDPLSIKQELLKAIKLATTGRRGPVWLDIPLDVQMAEVEIDDLYPEEIKSVNNEYQNDIVDILENLKEAKRPILLVGNGVGNSGAIPSFRAISKILGIPYLAAAQASDVGYREDDNYYGIAGIIGWRASNFILQNADFILSIGSSLGFKTTGYAQEYFAPNAKIYMIDADENEPLKPGLKIDKFIHADVNDFFNVWKDICYKIDVDSDWKEYCNKVRNKFDIFEATYNLDDNDRVCSYYFWKKYDEIAPNDNISILGNNTGISAKVQIGVLKERQRTMTNDNCGSMGYDLPAAIGAAVASKQPIICVTGDGSIMMNIQELQTIKHYNLPIKIVIFANDGYNAFRQTCKNFFNNFYVGCDFNTGVGFPSFKKVADTFGFKFHHCYNNKEVEKSLEWLFAIDGQAILEIDQRLDDPLTPKLMSRINDKGEFETPQLHDMYPFISEEELKELMYDIQ from the coding sequence ATTTACAGGAGGAACAGGATTAGTAGGAAAAAATGTTGTTCCTATACTAGAAAAAAATATGATATTTATGCACCAAAGCGAAATGAACTAAATCTAATGAATAATAAAGATATTGAGAATTTTATACAAGGAAACAAAATAGATATTATTATTCATTCTGCCAATCCTAATCCAACAAAAAATAAACAAGATGTACAAGATAAAATGTTTGAAGATAGTATGAGAATATTTATGAACATATTTTCTTGTAGAAAATATGTTCATAAAATTCTCTATTTAGGGTCTGGAGCCGAATTGGATAAATCAAAGAATATGTTCCAAATTCATGAAGAAGAATTTGGAAGAAGTATACCACATGATGTTTATGGATTTAGTAAATATATAATGAATTATATAATCCAATGTACCAATAATGTTTATAATTTAAGATTATTTGCTTGTTATGGTCCTACTGATCATGAATCAAAATTTATTTCTCATTGCATAAGATGTGTTTTAAGAAATCAAGATATAACGATTAGACAAAATTGTTATTTTGATTATATTCATACAGATGATTTAGCAAATATTATTTCATTTTTTATTGAACATGATCCGAAATATCATGATTATAATATAGCTAGTGGAAGTCGATATTCATTAATTGAAATTGCTCAAAACGTATTGAAAGTAATGAAAAGTGATAGAAAAATAGTGGTTTTATCTGAAGGATTAAATAAGGAATATACACCATGTATTAACCGTTTATTAGATGAAATGGGTAATTACGAATTCAAAAGTTTAGAAGATGGTATTAGAACCATTATACCTTATGAGGAGGAAATATTAAAACATGAAAAAAGAGTTGCTGATATTATTATGGATATATTAGTTGAAGAAGGTATTACAGATAGTTTTGCCGTTGTTGGTGGAGGTTCAATGCATTTGGATAATGCTTTAGGCAAAAAAGAAGAGATTCATAAAATATTTAACCATCATGAACAAGCGTGTGCTATGGCTGCAGAAGCATATGCAAAAATAGAAGGCAAAATTCCATTAGTATTAGTAACAAGTGGGCCAGGTGCTACTAATACTTTGACTGGTGTGATGGGTGCATGGGTTGACAGTTTACCAATGTTAGTTCTCTCAGGTCAAGTACGTTATGATTTGACCGTAGCAAAAACTGGTTTGAATTTAAGATTCAGAGGAGGCCAAGAATTTAATATTGTTGATACTGTGAAAACAATGACAAAATATTCTAAGATGATTATTGATCCACTATCAATTAAACAAGAATTGTTAAAGGCCATCAAATTAGCTACAACAGGTCGAAGAGGACCAGTTTGGTTAGATATACCTTTGGATGTTCAAATGGCTGAAGTAGAAATTGATGATTTATATCCAGAAGAGATTAAAAGTGTTAACAATGAGTATCAAAATGATATAGTAGATATATTAGAAAATTTGAAAGAAGCCAAAAGACCAATTTTATTAGTTGGAAATGGAGTGGGAAATTCCGGAGCTATTCCTTCTTTTAGAGCAATATCTAAAATCTTAGGTATTCCTTATTTAGCAGCAGCACAAGCATCAGATGTAGGATATAGAGAAGATGATAATTATTATGGAATTGCTGGTATAATAGGTTGGAGAGCATCTAACTTTATTTTACAGAATGCTGATTTTATCTTATCTATAGGATCAAGTTTGGGATTTAAAACTACTGGTTATGCACAAGAATATTTTGCTCCTAACGCTAAAATATATATGATTGATGCAGATGAAAATGAACCATTAAAACCCGGATTGAAAATAGATAAATTTATTCATGCAGACGTTAATGATTTCTTTAATGTGTGGAAAGATATATGTTATAAGATAGATGTTGATTCTGATTGGAAAGAGTATTGTAATAAGGTAAGAAATAAATTTGATATTTTTGAAGCTACATATAATTTGGATGATAACGATAGAGTATGTTCATATTATTTTTGGAAAAAATATGATGAAATTGCACCTAATGACAATATTTCTATTTTGGGAAACAATACAGGTATTAGTGCTAAAGTACAAATAGGTGTATTAAAAGAAAGACAAAGAACAATGACGAATGATAATTGTGGATCAATGGGGTATGATTTACCTGCTGCAATAGGTGCAGCCGTTGCTTCTAAACAACCAATTATTTGTGTGACTGGTGATGGAAGTATTATGATGAATATTCAAGAATTACAGACTATAAAACATTATAATCTTCCAATTAAGATAGTTATTTTTGCTAATGATGGATATAATGCTTTTAGGCAAACATGTAAAAACTTTTTTAATAATTTCTATGTTGGTTGCGATTTCAATACTGGAGTTGGTTTTCCTTCATTTAAAAAAGTCGCTGATACGTTTGGTTTTAAATTTCATCATTGTTACAATAATAAAGAAGTAGAGAAAAGCCTTGAATGGTTATTTGCAATTGATGGTCAAGCCATATTAGAAATAGATCAAAGATTAGATGATCCATTAACACCTAAGTTGATGTCTAGAATTAATGATAAAGGTGAATTTGAAACACCTCAGTTACACGATATGTATCCATTTATTTCAGAAGAAGAATTAAAAGAGTTAATGTATGATATACAATAA